GATCGGTATCGCCCGGTGCGTAGGAATCCAGGCGCCGGGTGATCGCGACGCGTGGATCGGGAGCATACGTGGCGTCGGTGATGCGGCGAATCGCCAAGCGGCCCACCGAATCCCGCGACGGAAAATCCGGAGCCCCGCGCGGCCACCAGGCCACCACCGGAGTGTCGGGCAGCAGGAACGGGATCACCACGCTGCTCTCGTTGTTGACCAGCTCGCCCTGCAGCCGGAGCACTATCACCTCGGCCGCCCCGGCGTCACCGCCGACCCGGATCTGGGCGTCCAGCTTGGTCTCGGCGAACCGGTCCCCGCGGGCGAGCACGATCACCCGGCAGGGGTGTTCGCGACTGGCGTCGTTGGCGGCGTCGATGGCGTCCTCGGCCTCGGAGGAGTCGAGGGTGCACACCACCAGCGTGAGCACCCGGCCCATCGCGATGACCCCGTTGCTCTCCCGCAGGCTGACCAGGCGTTTGGTCACCTCGCGGGTGCTGGTGTCGGGCATGTCCACGATCATGGCCGCCGCCATTCGCGCCCGGTGCGGGCGAGCATCTCGTCGGCCGAGGGCGGGCCCCAGGTGCCCGACTCGTAGGGTTCGGGCATACCGCCGGCTGCCCAGTGATCGAGTACGGGATCGAGGATGCGCCAAGCCAATTCGACCTCCTCGTTGACCGGGAACAGCGAGGGTTCGCCGAGCAGTACGTCCAGGATGAGGCGCTCGTAGGCCTCGGGGGAGGACTCGGTGAACGATTCTCCGTAGCTGAAGTCCATGTTGACGTCGCGGACCTCCATGCTGGATCCGGGCACCTTCGACCCGAACCGCATGGTGATGCCCTCATCCGGCTGCACCCGGATGACCAGTGCGTTCTGCCCCAACTCCTCGGTCATCGTCTGATCGAAGGGCAGATGCGGGGCGCGTTTGAACATGACCGCGATCTCGGTCACCCTGCGGCCCAGTCGTTTTCCGGTGCGCAGGTAGAACGGCACCCCGGCCCAGCGGCGGGTGTCGACGTTGAGGGTGATCGCGGCGTAGGTCTCGGTGCGCGAGTTCGGATCGAAACCGTCCTCCTCGAGCAGGCCCACCACACGTTCACTGCCCTGCCATCCGGCCTCGTACTGGCCGCGGGCGGTGGTCTCCTCGAGGGGTTCGACCAGTTTGGTCGCCGAGAGCACCTTGATCTTCTCGATCTGCAGCTGCCGCGGCTGGAAATTGACCGGATCCTCCATCGCCGTCAACGCCAGCAATTGCAGCAGATGATTCTGGATGACATCACGGGCGGCGCCGATTCCGTCGTAATAGCCCGCGCGACCGCCCAGGCCGATGTCCTCGGCCATCGTGATCTGGACATGGTCGACGTAGTTGGCGTTCCAGATCGGTTCGAACAGTTCGTTCGCGAAACGCAGCGCCAGCAGGTTCTGGACCGTTTCCTTGCCGAGGTAGTGGTCGATGCGGAAGACCGTCTCTTCCGGGAAGACCCGGTTCACCAGCGCGTTGAGTTCCTGTGCGCTGTGCAGATCGTGCCCGAACGGCTTCTCGATCACCACCCGTCGCCACGGCTGCGGCTTACCCGGCCCCGGATCCGGCGGATTGGCCAGTCCGGTACGGGAAAGCTGTTCGAGCACAACGGGAAACGCGTTCGGCGGAATCGACAGATAGAACGCGTGGTTGCCGCCGGTGCCGCGCTCGGCGTCGAGCTTCTTCAAGGTCTGCGCGAGGGTCCCGAAGGCGGCGTCGTCGTCGAAGGTGCCCTGGACGAACCGGATACCTTCCGACAGCTGATCCCACACCTCCTGCCGGAACGGGGTGCGCGCGTGCGCCTTGACCGCCGCGAGGACGACCTTGGCGAAGTCCTCGTCGGCGTAGTCGCGCCGGGCGAACCCGACCAGCGCGAAACCCGGGGGCAGCAGCCCTCGGTTCGCGAGATCGTAGATGGCCGGCATCAGCTTCTTGCGTGACAGATCGCCTGTCACCCCGAAGATCACCATGCTGCACGGGCCGGCGATCCGGGGAAGCCGCTTGTCGCGCTCCTCGCGCAGCGGATTCCCCGGGGCGGCCGTCTTCTTCTGACCGGCCATCGCGGTCAGTTGCTTCCGGTGCTCTTCAACTCGGCGGTCGTCGCGGTGAGCAGTTCCTCCCACGACTTCTCGAACTTCTCCACACCTTCACGCTCGAGGACGGCGAAGACGTCGTCGAGGTCGACGCCGGCGGCGGTGAGAGCGTCGAAGACGCCCTGCGCCTCGGCCGCGGTGCCCGATACCGTGTCGCCGCGCAGCTCGCCGTGGTCGGCATAGGCCTCGAGCGTCTTCTCCGGCAAGGTGTTGACCGTATTCGGCGCCACCAGCTCGGTGATGTACATCGTGTCGGGGTAATCCGGATTCTTCACACCCGTCGAGGCCCACAGCGGCCGCTGACGGTTGGCGCCACCGGAGGCCAGATGCGAGTACGTGGAGGTGTGCTCGCCACCGTCGAAGACATCCTGGTACGCGGCATAGGCCAAACGTGCGTTGGCGATTCCGGCCTTACCACGCAGCGCCAGTGCCTCCGGCGTTCCGATCGCGTCGAGACGCTTGTCGATCTCGCTGTCGACCCGGGAGACGAAGAACGACGCGACCGAGTGGATGTGGGCGATGTCGTGCCCGGCGATGCGGGCCTTGCGGACACCGTCGAGGTAGGCGCCCATCACGCTGCGGTAGCGCTCGACGGAGAAGATCAGCGTGACGTTGACGCTGATGCCCTCGGTGATCACCTTGGTGATCGCGGGCAGGCCCTCCTCGGTGGCCGGAATCTTGATGAACAGATTCGGCCGGTCGACGATCTTCCACAGCTCGACCGCCTGCGCGACGGTCTTGTCGGCGTCGAATGCCAGCCGCGGGTCGACCTCGATCGACACCCGGCCGTCCACCCCGCCGGTGGCCTCGAAGACCTCGCCCAGCACATCGCAGGCCGAGCGCACATCGTCGGTGGTGATGGTGCGGATCGCGGCGTCGGCATCGGCGCCCTGGGCGGCGAGCTCCTTCACCTGATCGTCGTAGGTGTGGCCCTGGCTCAAGGCGCCCTGGAAGATGGTCGGGTTGGTGGTGACGCCCACGATGCTGCGGGTGGCGACGAGCTCGGCCAGGTTACCCGAGCGGATCCGGTCGCGTGACAGATCGTCGAGCCATACCGATACGCCGGCCTTCGACAGTTCGGCGAGATTCTCGTTCTGTGCCATTGGTTATCCCTTCACCTTGGCGAGTGAGCGCTGCGCGGCGTCGACGACAGCTTCGGCGGTCAGGCCGAACTCGCGGAACAGGACCTTGTACGGGGCCGAGGCACCGAAGTGCTCGATCGAGACGTTCTCACCGTCGCTGCCGGTGAAGCGGTGCCACGGCATCGCGATACCGGCCTCGACCGTGACGCGGGCGGTGATCTGCGGGGGCAGTACCTCGTCGCGGTAGGACTGATCCTGCGCGTCGAACCATTCCACGCACGGCATGGACACCACCCGGGTGCCGATGCCCTGCTCCTCCAGGGTAGTGCGCGCGGCCACGGCGAGCTGGAGTTCGGAACCGGTGGCGATCAGGATCACCTGCGGTGTGGCGGTGGAGGATTCGGCCAGGATGTAACCACCGCGCGAGACGCCCTCGTAGGAGGTGCCCTCCTGCGTCGGCACGTCCTGGCGGGTCAGCGCGAGCGCCGACGGACCGTCGGTGTGCGGGTGGTCGGCGGGCACGAAATGCGAGTGCTGCTCGGCGCTTTCGAGTTCGAGGATCGTGCGCCAGGCGTACACGGTCTCGTTGGCGTCGCCGGGTCGCACCACGTTCAGGCCGGGGATGGCACGGAGCGCGGCCAGGTGTTCGATCGGCTGGTGGGTGGGACCGTCCTCACCCAGGCCGATGGAGTCGTGGGTCCAGACGTAGATCGCCGGCACCCGCATGAGCGCGGCCAGCCGGACGGCGGGGCGCATGTAGTCGGAGAACACCAGGAAGGTGCCGCCGTAGGGACGGGTCGGGCCGTGCAGGGCGATGCCGTTGAGGATCGAACCCATCGCGTGTTCGCGCACGCCGAAGTGCAGGGTGCGACCGTAGGGCTGCGCTTTCCACATACCGGTCGAGATCGACTCCGGACCGAAGGAGGGCACACCGGGCATCGTGGTGTTGTTGGATTCGGCGAGGTCGGCCGAACCGCCCCACAGTTCCGGCAGCACCGGCGCCAGCGCGGCCAGTACCTTGCCCGAGGCCTTGCGGGTGGCCATTCCCTTCTCGTCGGCCTCGAACGAGGGCAGCGCCTCGGCCCAGCCCTGCGGGAGGCGGCGCTGCTCGAGGCGGTCGAACAGAGCCTTGTTCTCGGTGTTGGCCTGGGCCCAGGCGTCGTAGGCCTCCTGCCAGGCGGCGCGGGCGGACTTGGCGCGATCGGCGGCGTTACCTCGGGTGTGCGCGATGACCTCGTCGTCGACGGCGAAGCTCTGGTCCGGATCGAAGCCCAGTGCCTTCTTGACCCCGGCGACCTCGTCGGCGCCCAGGGCGGCGCCGTGCGCGGCGCCGGTGTTCATCTTGGTGGGCGCCGGATAGCCGATAATGGTGCGGAGCAGGATGAACGACGGCTTGTCGGTGACCGCCTTGGCGGCCTCGACGGCCTCGAGGATGCCGGTGACGTTCTCCCCGCCCTCGACGATCTGCACGTGCCAGCCGTAGGCGCGGTAGCGCTCGGCGGTGTCCTCGGTCAGCGCGATCGAGGTGTCGTCCTCGATGGAGATCTTGTTGTCGTCGTAGAAGACGATGAGATTGCCCAGCTGCTGGGTGCCCGCCAGCGAACTGGCCTCGGAGGTCACGCCCTCTTCGATATCGCCGTCGGAGGCGATGACGTAGATGTGGTGGTCGAACGGGCTGGTGCCCTGCGGTGCGGCCGGGTCGAACAGGCCGCGCTCGCGGCGGGCGGCCATCGCCATACCGACCGCGGAGGCCAGGCCCTGGCCGAGCGGACCGGTGGTGATCTCCACACCCTTGGTGTGACGGAACTCCGGGTGGCCGGGGGTGAGCGAACCCCACTGCCGCAGATGCTTCAGGTCGTCGAGCTCGAGCCCGATACCCGACAGGTAGAGCTGGATGTACTGGGTCAGGCTGGAATGCCCGCACGAGAGCACGAATCGGTCGCGGCCGACCCACTCCGGATCGCTCGGGTCGTACCGCAGCACCCGCTGATAGAGGGTGTAGGCCAACGGCGCCAGGCTCATCGCGGTACCGGGATGGCCGTTGCCGGCGTTCTGGACCGCGTCGGCGGCCAGGACACGAACGGTGTCGACCGCTCTGGTGTCCAATTCGGTCCAGTCGGCCGGATGTGCGGGCTGGGTGAGGGCGCGGATGTCGTCTGTGACTGACACGACCGAGGTTCTCCTGACCTTCTCGTGTGTGCAACGGCGGCTTGCGGGCTGTACCCACCACCCTAGAGGTCGCCTGATCGCCGTGAGTGGGGAACCCTTCGCCCGCACCCCGTGCGGGAGCTCGGGGTTACGGTGAATGATGACAGCGCTCGAGGCCGCGGTGTGCACCGATTCCGCACAGCGGCCCACGGCGAATGTGTGACGTGCGACGTAGGTCCGGCGGCGGGGGAGCCGATCGCCTGCGGCAGGGGCGGTTTCGCGACGGGTGGGTGCCGGAGCACCATGTGCGAGGGTCTACCATCGTCTGTAGTAGAGGCTGCGCCGCCCGCGCCGCGCTCTGCGGTGACAGCGGAAACGGCTGCGCGCGCGATGGTCCGCGCCGCCGCCGGACCGCTGGTTCCCTACCGGATCGATGCACCACCTGCGAGGAGAAACAGTGCGGATTGGGCAACAGCCGGGTGATGCGCATGGTTCCTCCGCGACGGCGCTCGCCGACCGTGTCCAGGGCAGTGGCCCGCTGTCGGCGCTGACCCGCCGGGTGCTCGCCTACATCGCCCTGACCAAGCCGCGCGTCATCGAGCTGCTGCTGGTCGCCACGATTCCGACCATGTTGCTCGCGGACCGCGGCCATGTCGACATCCGGCTCATCGTGGCCACCCTGTTCGGCGGCTGGATGGGCGCGGCCAGCGCCAATACGCTCAACTGTGTCGCCGACGCCGATATCGACAAGGTGATGAAGCGGACGTCCAAACGTCCGCTCGCGCGCGAGGCGGTGCCGACGCGCAACGCCTTCGTCTTCGGCGTGCTCCTGGGCGCGGGCTCGTTCGCCTGGCTGTGGTGGCAGGCGAATCTGCTGTCCGGGCTGCTCGTGGTCGCGACCATCCTGTTCTACGTCTTCGTCTACACCCTGGGCCTCAAGCGACGGACCTCGCAGAACGTGGTGTGGGGCGGTGCGGCCGGATGTATGCCGGTGCTCGTCGGCTGGTCGGCGGTCACCGGGACCATCGGATGGCCCGCGGTCGCGCTGTTCGCCGTCATCTTCTTCTGGACGCCGCCGCACACCTGGGCGCTGGCCATGCGCTACAAGGACGACTACCGCGCCGCCGGGGTGCCGATGCTGCCGGTGGTGGCGACCGAACGCGCGGTCACCAAGCAGATCGTGGTCTACACCTGGTTGACGGTGCTGGCGACCTTGGCCCTGATTCCCGCGACCGGGGTGGTCTATGCCGCCGTGGCCATCGTGGCGGGCGCCTGGTTCCTGCTGATGGCCCATCAGCTCTATTCCGGTGTGCGGCGCGGTGCGTCGGTGAAACCGCTGCGACTGTTCCTGCAGTCGAACAACTACCTGGCCGTCGTGTTCTGCGGGCTGGCCGTGGACTCGGTCCTCGGCTGGCACACCATCGGCTCCACGCTGTTCGGCTGACGCCGATCTCTCGGTGATCCTTCCCCCCGGATCTCGGTCGGCCCGAGACCGGGGGTCGTTCGTGTCAGCCGGGGCAGCCGGGCTGGAACGGGTA
The genomic region above belongs to Nocardia spumae and contains:
- the opcA gene encoding glucose-6-phosphate dehydrogenase assembly protein OpcA; amino-acid sequence: MIVDMPDTSTREVTKRLVSLRESNGVIAMGRVLTLVVCTLDSSEAEDAIDAANDASREHPCRVIVLARGDRFAETKLDAQIRVGGDAGAAEVIVLRLQGELVNNESSVVIPFLLPDTPVVAWWPRGAPDFPSRDSVGRLAIRRITDATYAPDPRVAITRRLDSYAPGDTDLAWSRITFWRALLASALDVPPYEPIESVTVSGLAEEPALDILAGWLAARLDCPIRRRIGELKVELHRPSVTVGIMRPQTGRTATLSRTGEPDQPFALARRETKDCLAEELRRLDADEVYAEALAGIEKVVYE
- the zwf gene encoding glucose-6-phosphate dehydrogenase — encoded protein: MAGQKKTAAPGNPLREERDKRLPRIAGPCSMVIFGVTGDLSRKKLMPAIYDLANRGLLPPGFALVGFARRDYADEDFAKVVLAAVKAHARTPFRQEVWDQLSEGIRFVQGTFDDDAAFGTLAQTLKKLDAERGTGGNHAFYLSIPPNAFPVVLEQLSRTGLANPPDPGPGKPQPWRRVVIEKPFGHDLHSAQELNALVNRVFPEETVFRIDHYLGKETVQNLLALRFANELFEPIWNANYVDHVQITMAEDIGLGGRAGYYDGIGAARDVIQNHLLQLLALTAMEDPVNFQPRQLQIEKIKVLSATKLVEPLEETTARGQYEAGWQGSERVVGLLEEDGFDPNSRTETYAAITLNVDTRRWAGVPFYLRTGKRLGRRVTEIAVMFKRAPHLPFDQTMTEELGQNALVIRVQPDEGITMRFGSKVPGSSMEVRDVNMDFSYGESFTESSPEAYERLILDVLLGEPSLFPVNEEVELAWRILDPVLDHWAAGGMPEPYESGTWGPPSADEMLARTGREWRRP
- the tal gene encoding transaldolase, whose protein sequence is MAQNENLAELSKAGVSVWLDDLSRDRIRSGNLAELVATRSIVGVTTNPTIFQGALSQGHTYDDQVKELAAQGADADAAIRTITTDDVRSACDVLGEVFEATGGVDGRVSIEVDPRLAFDADKTVAQAVELWKIVDRPNLFIKIPATEEGLPAITKVITEGISVNVTLIFSVERYRSVMGAYLDGVRKARIAGHDIAHIHSVASFFVSRVDSEIDKRLDAIGTPEALALRGKAGIANARLAYAAYQDVFDGGEHTSTYSHLASGGANRQRPLWASTGVKNPDYPDTMYITELVAPNTVNTLPEKTLEAYADHGELRGDTVSGTAAEAQGVFDALTAAGVDLDDVFAVLEREGVEKFEKSWEELLTATTAELKSTGSN
- the tkt gene encoding transketolase — translated: MSVTDDIRALTQPAHPADWTELDTRAVDTVRVLAADAVQNAGNGHPGTAMSLAPLAYTLYQRVLRYDPSDPEWVGRDRFVLSCGHSSLTQYIQLYLSGIGLELDDLKHLRQWGSLTPGHPEFRHTKGVEITTGPLGQGLASAVGMAMAARRERGLFDPAAPQGTSPFDHHIYVIASDGDIEEGVTSEASSLAGTQQLGNLIVFYDDNKISIEDDTSIALTEDTAERYRAYGWHVQIVEGGENVTGILEAVEAAKAVTDKPSFILLRTIIGYPAPTKMNTGAAHGAALGADEVAGVKKALGFDPDQSFAVDDEVIAHTRGNAADRAKSARAAWQEAYDAWAQANTENKALFDRLEQRRLPQGWAEALPSFEADEKGMATRKASGKVLAALAPVLPELWGGSADLAESNNTTMPGVPSFGPESISTGMWKAQPYGRTLHFGVREHAMGSILNGIALHGPTRPYGGTFLVFSDYMRPAVRLAALMRVPAIYVWTHDSIGLGEDGPTHQPIEHLAALRAIPGLNVVRPGDANETVYAWRTILELESAEQHSHFVPADHPHTDGPSALALTRQDVPTQEGTSYEGVSRGGYILAESSTATPQVILIATGSELQLAVAARTTLEEQGIGTRVVSMPCVEWFDAQDQSYRDEVLPPQITARVTVEAGIAMPWHRFTGSDGENVSIEHFGASAPYKVLFREFGLTAEAVVDAAQRSLAKVKG
- a CDS encoding heme o synthase, with the protein product MRIGQQPGDAHGSSATALADRVQGSGPLSALTRRVLAYIALTKPRVIELLLVATIPTMLLADRGHVDIRLIVATLFGGWMGAASANTLNCVADADIDKVMKRTSKRPLAREAVPTRNAFVFGVLLGAGSFAWLWWQANLLSGLLVVATILFYVFVYTLGLKRRTSQNVVWGGAAGCMPVLVGWSAVTGTIGWPAVALFAVIFFWTPPHTWALAMRYKDDYRAAGVPMLPVVATERAVTKQIVVYTWLTVLATLALIPATGVVYAAVAIVAGAWFLLMAHQLYSGVRRGASVKPLRLFLQSNNYLAVVFCGLAVDSVLGWHTIGSTLFG